Proteins co-encoded in one Bacillus paramycoides genomic window:
- a CDS encoding TetR/AcrR family transcriptional regulator, with the protein MKEKERLIIEMAMKLFATKGVNATSVQEIVTACGISKGAFYLYFKSKEELLLATLRYYYDKIQNKMMDIDKESLLPREKFAKQLHCQFNDIQKHKEFIIMHARENAIPFNKEVEEFMMRMKLESHAFYRNSLLSIYGEKVIPYLLDLVIMVEGICRGYLELIILQAPEIDLSYVSTFILKRIDHLVGGLVESAEKPVLHEERLGEFLCKSELIKEQVKEHFLKEIIVFKRTLADQLEDEELLVTLDVLEAEMRMQNPRIPVIQGMLFNLEAYPALKEFRLRLMGYYNIKR; encoded by the coding sequence ATGAAAGAAAAAGAGCGTTTAATTATAGAGATGGCTATGAAGTTATTTGCGACTAAGGGTGTAAATGCGACATCAGTACAGGAAATTGTGACCGCTTGTGGCATATCTAAGGGAGCTTTTTATTTATACTTTAAATCGAAAGAAGAGCTTTTATTAGCAACACTTCGATATTACTATGACAAGATTCAAAATAAAATGATGGATATTGATAAAGAATCATTATTACCACGTGAAAAATTTGCAAAACAATTGCATTGCCAGTTTAACGATATACAAAAGCATAAAGAATTTATTATTATGCATGCGAGGGAAAATGCGATTCCTTTTAATAAAGAAGTGGAAGAGTTTATGATGCGGATGAAGTTAGAGTCTCATGCATTTTATCGAAATAGTTTATTGTCCATTTATGGTGAAAAGGTTATACCCTATTTATTGGATTTAGTAATTATGGTAGAAGGTATATGCCGCGGATACTTGGAATTAATTATTTTACAGGCGCCAGAAATTGACTTATCGTATGTCTCAACTTTTATTTTAAAAAGGATAGATCATTTAGTAGGAGGGCTTGTAGAATCTGCGGAGAAACCTGTTTTGCATGAAGAAAGGCTTGGGGAGTTTCTTTGTAAATCAGAACTTATTAAGGAGCAGGTTAAGGAACATTTTTTAAAAGAGATTATTGTATTTAAGCGAACTTTAGCTGATCAATTAGAGGATGAGGAATTGCTTGTTACATTGGATGTTTTGGAGGCAGAAATGAGAATGCAAAATCCAAGAATTCCAGTTATCCAAGGGATGTTGTTTAATTTAGAGGCATATCCAGCTTTAAAAGAGTTTCGTTTGAGACTTATGGGCTATTACAATATAAAAAGGTAA